The genome window GCGACAACGCGTCTCCTCCCGGATCAGTCGTTGCCGTCGGTGCGGCCGGTGCTGCCGCCGTCGGACGGGGTGACGCCCCGCTCGCGGGCGGCCTGGATCCGACGGCGGGCCTTCACCAGCCCGGACGTCGTGATGGTCGTCTCGTCCGCCGTGTTGGCGGGGTTCGACATGGTCACTGCTCCTCCTTGAGGTTGGGGACTTCTGGGGTGACCCGCTCCGGACGGCGCTCGACCTGTCCTAGGGGTAAGGGCGATGGATCCGCCCGAAGCGGGAGTTCTAGAGGGCGTCGTACGGCTCGTCACGGTTTCCACCAAGCCCGCCACGGCCGCGTGATGATCTCCCGGTACGTGTGGTGGGAGGGGTTGTGGCCGCCGTGCGCGAGCACCCAGTTCTGCGGTTCGGTGAAGTCGGTGCTGGCCGGTGATGTCTCGTTGCAGACCGCGCACTGCATGGCGTAGGTGATGGGCTCGGCGTCCGGCTCCCGGTCCGGCTGGAGGGTCCACTCCTTGTGGCAGACCACGGCGCGGGGGCGTGTAGTCGGGGCGGCCGTATCACCTGAAGCGGGATTCGGC of Streptomyces phaeolivaceus contains these proteins:
- a CDS encoding DUF7848 domain-containing protein, with amino-acid sequence MQLATPNPASGDTAAPTTRPRAVVCHKEWTLQPDREPDAEPITYAMQCAVCNETSPASTDFTEPQNWVLAHGGHNPSHHTYREIITRPWRAWWKP